The Limibacter armeniacum sequence ATGGTAATGCTGCTATTGTTAGTTTTAGAAGACCTAACTGGTGGCTAAAACAACAGAAAGCAGACAAGTTGGGAAATCAGGTTCCCTTAAGTATGCCGGAGTTAGGGATTGATGGAATGGCTACTGTACTGAAGTTCATTCCGAATCAGTTAGATACAAGGCTGATTAAAGAAAATACGGGCTCTCTATTTGTAAACAGACCTATAACTGGTAAATTTATACATGCGGCAACCGCTATAATTGCTTATCCTTTTGAGGATAGTCTAGGGAACAAAGAAGTCATTAACGCTTCACCGACCCACCCATTTTATTCGTTAGACAGACGTGATTGGGTACCAGTAGGAGAACTTAAAGTACAAGAAGCAGTTTGTGGACGGCATACTAAACTTAAGTTAAAATCCTTTAAGGAAGTTCCAGCTAATACAGTATATAATCTTGAAGTTTATAGGGAGCATACTTATCTAGTAGGAAAAAATGAAATTTTAGTACATAATAGTTGTGTCCCTTTTAAAAAAGTATTAAGAGATCCTAAGCATTCAGTCGTCCATTTTTATGGGAAAAATAAATTTAACCCTGGTTGAAGAGGGACAAGCGAGATGTTTAAAGATGGAATGACTATTGAAGGTGTAATGGCTGAAGCACTTGATATAATTGAGAATGATCCTTCCAGAATACTAAAGACTGGTACGTCAGCAAGGGGAGCTCCTGAAATGATATTAGATTTTGGTCGAAAAATTAATGAAACAGGTACAACAAACGAAGTCAGAATGTGGCTAGAAAAAGGAGTTTTACGATCAATTCATCCTCTCGTAAATAAAATAAAATAAATTTAAAGAAGGAATTGCCAAACTTAGGCTTATATAGGTCTTCATTTAATTCTCCATTTGATGTATGGGGATTTGCGGATTTTAAATATAATGGAGTAGGATTATTAGATATTCTACAGTATGACGAATCAGAAGACTCATCTTATTATGAAGATGATGATATTAGAATATATATACCTTATAGTCCAATTGAAACGCCTGCTACATGTCCTATAGGGATTATACTTAAAGAAGTTCTCTATGCAAGTAAAAATGAGTTTAATTTTTATATTAGCACAAAAGTTATAAATGATAATATGTCATTTACTTGCTTTAAGTTTGAAAATACTTATAATAAAGAAGAGTATCTAGGTTATATTTTAACCCCCTTTCATTACGAAGAAATTTTCAATATTGCAAAAATGGAGAGGGAAAAAGCTATTATTTGGTTTAATAAAATTCATCCTTTAATTTTTGAAAAATACAAAAACGAAATTGATGAAAATAGAATTGATATAATGTTAGGTCAATTTGATACTTATAGAGACATAGTTGTGAGAAGTATAAATCGAGAAAATATATATATTATATTTTATGAATTAATTAAGGAATATATTAATAATATAAATTGGTTTAAAAGATCATTCGGTGTTGTTGGTTAATACAATTATACCAATTTGATAAATGGGTGCATAGCTAGACAGTACTCGGTCTGACCTGGTAACCAACCACTCGAAACAACAATATTATTTTGTTGTTTCGAGTGGTTGGTTATTTTTGTATCGCTTAAATCCAATTATCACTTTTTGTCAAACCACTTTTACAGTAAAGATGTCAACCCAAAACGCTACAAACCCAAACAATACGCTCGCAGGCGGGCTTTAGGCACTGCTATCAGTATCAGGCGATCCATACTGTTTATTCTAAAACATCAGACAAATATCTCGTGGCTTTATAGAAATGGGAGGTCAATCCCTTGTTCTTTATAAAGTAGATTGAAGTTCCCCCAAAAATTCTATCATACCCTAAGAAAACTGGACCATAAGCTTAATTGAAAAAAACAGTAACTTACGCTTATGTCAAACGCAAAAAGATCTCGCAGAAAGTTTACGGCCACCTTCAAAGCAGAAGTAGCGATCGAGGCTATAAAGGAAATCAAAACGGTAGTCGAGTAATCTCAGCAATACAAGTTACAACCAGCCCAGATCAATGCCTGGAAACGGGAATTTCTCGCTGGTGCTGCACAGGTATTTGCCAAGAAAAATCAGTTAGACAAACAACAGCAGGATGCCGAAATTGAGAAAGAACAACTCTATGCCAAAATAGGACAATTGCAGGTTCAGGTAGATTTTTTAAAGAAGGCCTGACCGTCTTTGAGAGACGTTTGCTCATCGATGAGGCCAATGAAAAGCTGAGCATCCTGCAACCGTGCGTGTTGCTTTCCATCAGTCTTTCAGGGTATTACTATACTCCAAGAAGAGAAAGTGCGCTCAGAAATTGAGAGAAAAAGAGAAAATATAAGTTCACCCTTTTAGCTGTCTAAAGAATGGGTGGAACCTCATGAAATACCCTAGAGTGATTTTTCTTTATTATTATGATTTAACAATCCACGAAATAAACAAATGAGGTATAAACACTTAAACTTCTATAAAGATCCTTATTACTGATATTTATAATTATATTGTTTAACGTAACACGAAAACAACCTTTCAAGGTTGTTAAACAGAACTACCAAAGGAGATGATTTCTTTATTAAAGCATAATTCTTTTTTATATATAATTATTTCGTTTCCCTTATTGTTAAATTATGATATTCTCGATATAGTGACTCAAAAAAAGGGAGCATCAGATTTTGACACTCCCTCTATTAACATCATCACTTGTGAAATTCTATCTACTTGTATTCCTTCCGACAATTTCATCAAACTGTTCATTTTGCTGATAAAGCAAAGTAGTAAATAGGAAGACTGAAAAAGTGAACTCTTGAAGTTCCCAAAGCTTGCCATCTTGAATGATGGAAACTAGTAGAAAGAAAGAAAGGTAAATAAGGCCTTGAGACAATCTTGGTACTGGTATAAATAAAAATGCAAAATCTCTTACCTTATTACTGAATTGATATAGCATTGGAATAACAATCAAGTAAGTGAAAATTCCACTATACATGATTGCACTGAATATTAGTTTATTGAACTTCACATCACCCACTTTGATATTGTGGAGGTTAAGTTCAGCCTGTGTATTGATTGCCTTCAAGTTTTCTGGAGTATTTAAGCCAAAAATACGCTGCCCCCATGAAATTTCTTCTCCAGCACCAAAAATAAAAACCATCCCAGCCATGAACAGCAGAAAACGCCATTGCTTATTCTTATTTCTAAAAGCTGCCTCTATAAAGAAGGCTGCTGAAAAAAGGAGCATAACTGCTGTCATATTTTCAATATATCCATCTTCTATTACATAGAGATCAAAAATACCCTTGTCAAAAAAGAAGGTTAGTACTCCAACAATCAGGTGCAGAAATACAAGCGAGAAAATTACTTTCTCGCTTTTTGTAAGTCTATTGTCTATCATAGTGGTCATATAAGGTCAATTCGGTAGTATATGTTTATTATATCAACTTTTTTGTTGTCCTATCCTTTCTTAAAAAGAGTCAGAACTTATTGGTTAAGTGCCTATATCTTTATTGGAAAACCAGGTTACGGTTTCCTAGTAACTCTTCTACTACTGGCCATACATCAATCTTTCTCTGATTGACAATTCCGGCAGTATGCAGCATCACAAGGTGCTTAAATGATTCATGAGATTGGGCTGTATTTGACAGACATTTTTCTACAAACAGTTCAAAGGTCATTTCATGTGTCTTGATAAATGTGTGGATATCCAAACATTCAATCAGGTACCCCTTGTCCTTTGCATCCTCTAGCAAACAATAATAGATACTGGACACCTGCTCCTTTATAATATCCTGAAGGTCCAGAATACTGTCATAGTTGGTTGCCTTCTTAACCAAAAACTCAGGATTGAACCGCTGCAAATAGTCATACCTTAAAAGTTCAAATGCTAATAGTCGAGACACAGGGTCTTTCTTTCCTTGCAGTATGGTATCTAAAGATGCCCCCCACTCTTCAATAACCTGCTCTAGTAATGAATACACCAATGCTTCTTTGCTTTCAAAGTGCTTGTACAATGTTTTTTTGGATATCGTCAATTCACGGGCAAGGCAATCCATGTTGACTGCTTGTGTTCCGTGTTTGGAAAAAAGTTCCAAAGCTTTTTGCTGAATGATTTCAGGTTCCATTTTATTTCAATTACAAGAGGAAGCCCTGCACCAAAATGGGCAGGACTTCCAAAAACTAACTAAAACCAAAAATTAAGCATTACTGAGAGCCAGCTCAGTTTTTTCTGTTTCGTCTGAACGTTTCTTCTGCCATTTGACAACACGTCTCTTTATGGTCATATATACTGATGGCACCAATACCAATGTCAGGATCAATGAACTGATCAGACCTCCAATAATGGCCCACGCCAGTCCGTTTCTTGTCTCTGCACCTGCACCTGAAGCCATCGCAATTGGAAGCATACCAAATACCATTGCCAGTGTGGTCATCAGGATAGGTCTAAGCCTTTCTCTACCTGCTTCTACCAATGCTTCTTTCATTTCCATCCCCTGCTCAAGCAGGTGGTTGGCAAAGTCTACCAATAGAATTGCGTTCTTGGCTACCAATCCCATCAACATGATCAGACCAATGATAGAGAAGATACTCAAGCTACTCATTGTCAGTGCCAGAGCCAACAATGCACCTATCAGGGCTACTGGTAATGAGAACAGTACAATAAATGGATCTATAAAGTTGTCATACAGGGCTGCCATGATCAGGTACACCAAAATAATCGCCATCAACATTGCCAAACCAAGGCTACCAAAGGCATCACTCTGCTGCTCCAGCTGTCCTCCATAGGCAACCTCTAAGCTTTCAGGAATATTTTGCTGCGCTACAGCTGCCTGAATCTCCGCACCCACTGTACCAACAGGTCTACCTACAACCTGTGCATTGACTGTAATGGATGACTGGCGGTCTTTACGCTCCAACTTACTTGCACCCAGTTCCTGACGAACATCCGCAAATTGACTCAGTGGAATTACCTGTCCTTGGCTATTGACAAAACTCAGGTTGTTTACATCCTGAAGACTGCTACGGTTAAACCCATCCAGTCTTACCATAATGTCATACTCATAAGGGTTTTCACTGAATCGGGAATCGTCATTTCCACTAAACGCTGTACGAAGTGTACTACCTACTGTTCCAACATTCAAGCCCAGATTTGCCATCTTATCACGGTCAACCTGCACCTGAATCTCAGGTTTTGGATCTTCAATAGAAAACTCTACATCTGATGTACCAGCAGTATTGGCAACAATCCCTTTGATCATCTCAGCAGTTTCCCTGATTTGATCCATGTCAGTACCTTTCACTGAAATCTGGATTGGGGCGTCTCCTGCTCCACCTACGATGGAAGTCGGAGCCGCCTTAGCTTTGATACCCGGAATTCTCATGATTTCCTTCTGCATGGTAATACCGAAGTCTGTCGTGCTAAAGTTCCTATGTTTTTTGTCTACCAAGGTGACTGTCAGCTGTGACTTATAGTTGGTAGAAGCACCGCCAATAGTACTACCTCCGTAACCAATGTTACTCATTACCTTTTCCACTTCTGGGCGTGCCAGCAATAGTTTTTCAACCTGAGTGGTCTTCTGGTTATTTTGGTAGATTGTTACTTCAGGGTCATACTCCAAGGTAATTACCATCTCTCCACGGTCAGCCTGTGGTGTAAACTCAGCACCAATAAATCCGGCTGGCACCAATGCCAATGAAGCCACAAACAGCGCCACTGTACTCAGGTAAACTACCCATCTTTTTCCATTCAATACCCAGCTGAGCATTGCACTGTAGGTATCTTTTAGCCCATCAAAACCTGACTCAAAACCGATTAGGATTCTGCTCCACATACCTCCTTTTGGATCCAAATGTGTCAGCTTACCAAATCTGGAAGCCAACAATGGCGTAATGGTAAAAGATACCACCAAACTCATCAGTGTAGAGAATACTACCACTAATGAAAACTCTCTTACGATATTACCAACAAGACCACTTACCAATGACATCGGTACGAATACCACAACGTCCACCAACGTAATAGCCATCGCTGTAAAACCAATCTCATTTCTACCTTCCAATGCGGCAATACGCTTGTGCTTGCCCATCTCCATATGGCGGTAAATGTTCTCCAATACTACAATGGAGTCATCCACCAGGATACCTACTACCAGTGATAGTGCCAGCAACGTCATCAGGTTCAGTGAGAAACCGAACAGGTACATCAGGATAAATGTCGATACAATAGAAGTTGGCAACGCTACCAGTACAATCAGTGAGTTTCTCATACTGTGCAGGAAGAACAACATCACCACTGCCACAATCACTACTGCCAGTACAAGGTCAAACATTACAGCGTCTGCTGAAGCAAGCGTGTATACTGAGCTGTCATTGGCAATTGTGAAATGCAGGTTTTCAGCTGCATAAGTGCTCTCAA is a genomic window containing:
- a CDS encoding polymorphic toxin-type HINT domain-containing protein, with protein sequence MATVLKFIPNQLDTRLIKENTGSLFVNRPITGKFIHAATAIIAYPFEDSLGNKEVINASPTHPFYSLDRRDWVPVGELKVQEAVCGRHTKLKLKSFKEVPANTVYNLEVYREHTYLVGKNEILVHNSCVPFKKVLRDPKHSVVHFYGKNKFNPG
- a CDS encoding TetR/AcrR family transcriptional regulator, with amino-acid sequence MEPEIIQQKALELFSKHGTQAVNMDCLARELTISKKTLYKHFESKEALVYSLLEQVIEEWGASLDTILQGKKDPVSRLLAFELLRYDYLQRFNPEFLVKKATNYDSILDLQDIIKEQVSSIYYCLLEDAKDKGYLIECLDIHTFIKTHEMTFELFVEKCLSNTAQSHESFKHLVMLHTAGIVNQRKIDVWPVVEELLGNRNLVFQ
- a CDS encoding efflux RND transporter permease subunit — translated: MTVTEIAIKRPALVIVVFTVLGLLGMLSYQQLNYNLLPDFDAPVMTIATVYPGAAASEVETSVTKEIEDALSSLENLDKLESTSQEGISLVVVRLYQNADIDQAVQDAQRKIDAIQSELPEDVDASSISKFSTADLPVLQLGVTADLAPTAFYQLMDDRIKPQLAKIEGVGQISLVGGEQREIQVNVDPAKLKAYKLTIGQVSQAITAANQDFPTGKIETQNSQYSLRMAAKFSNLNQIRNLIITTTADGAQVRVDDVAEVNDGIAEQTTINRVNGRTSIGVVIQKQADANAVAVSEMVRKKLTEIESTYAAENLHFTIANDSSVYTLASADAVMFDLVLAVVIVAVVMLFFLHSMRNSLIVLVALPTSIVSTFILMYLFGFSLNLMTLLALSLVVGILVDDSIVVLENIYRHMEMGKHKRIAALEGRNEIGFTAMAITLVDVVVFVPMSLVSGLVGNIVREFSLVVVFSTLMSLVVSFTITPLLASRFGKLTHLDPKGGMWSRILIGFESGFDGLKDTYSAMLSWVLNGKRWVVYLSTVALFVASLALVPAGFIGAEFTPQADRGEMVITLEYDPEVTIYQNNQKTTQVEKLLLARPEVEKVMSNIGYGGSTIGGASTNYKSQLTVTLVDKKHRNFSTTDFGITMQKEIMRIPGIKAKAAPTSIVGGAGDAPIQISVKGTDMDQIRETAEMIKGIVANTAGTSDVEFSIEDPKPEIQVQVDRDKMANLGLNVGTVGSTLRTAFSGNDDSRFSENPYEYDIMVRLDGFNRSSLQDVNNLSFVNSQGQVIPLSQFADVRQELGASKLERKDRQSSITVNAQVVGRPVGTVGAEIQAAVAQQNIPESLEVAYGGQLEQQSDAFGSLGLAMLMAIILVYLIMAALYDNFIDPFIVLFSLPVALIGALLALALTMSSLSIFSIIGLIMLMGLVAKNAILLVDFANHLLEQGMEMKEALVEAGRERLRPILMTTLAMVFGMLPIAMASGAGAETRNGLAWAIIGGLISSLILTLVLVPSVYMTIKRRVVKWQKKRSDETEKTELALSNA